Below is a genomic region from Phycisphaerae bacterium.
GCGCCTGCTCGACACGCAGGAGGTCACAGGTTCAAGTCCTGTATCGCCCATTTCCAACTCCTTGTCAGACAAATGTTTACATCTCGTCATCCGTTTTCCGTCGGACCGCGGGTATTGGCATTACGTTCCTGAAGTCACAGTTGAAGGGGCGATGTCGACGAGGAGCCGTCCTGCAGCGGCCGGTGCCGCATCATTTGGCTACGCGCCAGTTCGGGGATCGACATATGCAATCCGGACGAACCCGTTTCGCTGGCAAAGACCAAGCCGGCCAGCGTCATCTTGGTTGCGGCAAACTGCACGAGCGCCGGCCCAAGGTCGGCTATGCACAATAGATAAGCAGCCAAGAGGATTTCGGCGCGGGATGGTTGGGTCAACGATCCGGCCGCACCGAAACGCACCAGTTTGAATGAGTCGAACCACGACCAAGTAGTCGGACCCCAAGCCAATGGCACCTAGTATCCAGCCGGTTGACCGCCGCCTTGGGGATCGGACACGCCAATCCAACCGTCTCTCGTCTTGATGATGGCCTGAACCACGCTTCGCTTGGGTATGTCACTGACTTCGTGCCCAAACTCGCCGAGTTTCTTCGCAGCCATATCGAGGGGGATGCCGTCGAAATGAGCGTTGCCCGTCCGTGCCTGGTTGAAGAAGACTCTGTCTGGCTGCCACTGGTGATGCGGGCGGGGTGACTGGACTGCCTCGGCGAGCGGCCGGCCATGGTCCAATACGCCGAGGATGACGTTCAGTGTGCCGGAGATGATGCGGGGCCCGCCCGCGGCGCCGACAAGCAGAAACGGCTCATCGCCCTTCAGGACAATCGTTGGGGACATGCTCGATATCGGCCGCTTGCCTGGCGCGATCGCATTGGCGGGCGACTGCACCAGGCCGAACGCATTGGGCTCCCCGGGGATAGCAGTGAAATCATCCATTTCGTTGTTCAGAATCAGTCCCCACTCGTCAACAGCCGCCAGCGATCCGAATTCTGTATTGATGGTTTCCGTGCTCACAACCACATTGCCGAATTGATCGGCAATGCAGAAATGAGATGTGCCGCCGTCATCCGGCACCGCAGTGCGCTTGGGACTGTCCTTCTCTGGGACTTTCGGTCGGGGAAAGCTGATCTTGTCCGCATAAGCCGCGGCGGTCGATTTCGACGTGAGCCGATCGACCGGAACTTCGACGAAATCCGAATCACCCAGGTACGCTGCGCGGTCGGCGAACGCGGCCTTCATTGCCTCTACCTGGAAGTGCAACGCCTTGATGGGATCCTGTTTCGCTGCCTCGGAGAACTTCAGTTGCTCGAGAATGTTGAGGGTCTGGGCGATGGCAATGCCACCAGATGAAGGCGGAGGCATGAGAATCAGCGTGTAGTCGCGATAGGTGGCGATCAGCGGTTCGCGGAGCTTCGGCTGATATTCGGCAAGGTCACGCCGTGTGATGATCCCTCCGTTTGCGTTCATCCGGCCCACCAGGGCATCCGCCACCGGCCCTCGGTAGAAAAAGTCTGGGCCGTCCTTGGCAATACCGCTTATCAGCCGGGCAAGTTCGGGTTGGACAAGAACATCCCCGGCGCTGCGCAGGTTGCCCTCGCGCAGGTGCGTCCGCCACACATAGCCGCACGAGTGCTTGAGCGAGGGATACTTGGTGTAAATCGCCAGGACCGCCTCTGTTGCGTCCACGTAGCGCCGGTCAACGGCGAAGCCGCTCTCCGCGAGAGAAATGGCCGGCTTGGTCACCGTTGCCAGGTCGAGCTTACCGTACTGCTTCTGAATCCAGCAACGACCTGCGATCAGGCCGGGCACGGCTACCGCCCGGTATCCGTACTCGCTGGGGCGCAGCTCCGGAATTGCGCCGTCAGTCTTGACGTACATGTCCGATGTAGCGGCCTTCGGAGCTCTCTCACGAAAGTCCTGCACGATGACACGTCCATCGGCGAGGCGGGCCATCAGGAATCCGCCGCCGCCCAAGCCGGTGTGATAGGGGCGCGTCACGGCGAGCGCGAACGAGACGGCGACCGCGGCGTCGAAGGCATTTCCGCCTGCCTCCAGCATTGCAAGTCCGGCACGCGAGGCCTGTTCGGACTCGGTTGCAACCATTTCCTTGTGGCCGCGCGCAACCCAGGATGGATCCATTCCCCACACGTAGGATGTGGCGAAGAGCAGCACGATTGTGGATTGAACGATGAGCAAGAACGGCCGCATGACTTTGCCCTCGGCATTGCCAAATGAAACGACTTTCGTTCTCGTTCCGTCCCAGGCTCCGGCGGAACTGCAAGGATCGCTGTCCAATGCGAGGCTCGCAGCGGCTGCCTGAGCTCGTATGCCGATCCGGACCGGACTGGACGCGCAACGGCCGTTCAACACAATATTTCAGTCAATCGGTTGTGTCCAAACAAAGTGGACAGCCGCGCTTTTCGTTCCTTTGGACCGCTGGGAAACGTAGCAGTCGGCAGGGTTCTTGACGGTCAATCTCGCCGTATCGACACTATTGTTACGTGGGCCGCCCGTGTGCAGGTTCGCGGCCTCCAGCAGGTACCAATCGTGAGCGGCCTGTTCATCGGTGTGCAAATAGTGGAGTTTGCCGCGAAAACGCATGCACGATTCCGGATCGTGGGTTGCAACATCAGTGGGACGGTCAAGGCTGACGCGACGCGCAGCGAGAACCGCCTGACCAACAGTCCCGCTCCTGTTGGTCGCTGGGCACATTTGTCGGTTGGACGAACTCCAGCGCCTCCGATAGTTGCATTGAATAGTTATCGAGAGGAATCCTCCCGTTCGCCGCTGATCATTGCATGCAGCTGTCGCTCCGGGTTACTCACCAAACTTCAGGCTGGCAAACTCGGGTTCGCCGTTGTCGACGCCGACCAGGAGGAATCCGTTGGTCGGCGTTTCAGGCAGAAATGTGAGTTCGAGCCTGTGGACCGCGCCGGCACCCTCATCTACCTGGAACTCAGCAAAGCCGGAGGTGGGCAGAAAGGTGCTACTCCCCGTTGGCAGCAAAATGTCCTCAAAGGAAACGGTCGTCGAGAAGTCGGCCCGCGCCACCATGATCGTTGCATCTGCGATGGATACTTCACCCGCTTCGTAGTCAACGATCACGGTGGCCGCGCCGGAAATGGCCAGCCCGGTTTCGTCGGTCAGATTCACATTCAGCGCAAACGTAGTACGCGTCCCACTGGATGCATACCCACCCCCGAGCTCACCGCTCAGACTTAGCACCGAGCTGCCAAGTTGCCGGGCTTCCAGGTCGAAGGCTTCTGCCACGAAGAAGAAGTCTCCGCCTACGGACCCAGCCACCGTCAGATTCTCGAGCGCGGAAGGAGCGCAACCGTCGCCGTACTCGAACGAGCCGGTCAGGCTGTTTCCGGTAAAGGTCAGATCAACGGATGGACAATTGCCAGTGGGCTCGCTGCCGGAGACGATGGCCTCGAGGTCATTGACCGGGAGGAGAGAGATGGCGCTGAGAAGGATGCTTTCTGCGGCTCGCACAGACGCCCGTACGCCAAGCGACTGTGATTCGGTCAATTCGGCGAGGGGTTCACCGTCGGTCGGGTCTTCCGCAGGCGGGGGATTGTCATTGGAATTATCGCTGGCATTGTCATTGGCCGGGGGCGAAACGGAATCCCCATCCTGGGAGACGATGCCTGTCTGACAGGCCGTGACAAGAATCAGCGCCATCATGGCAGCAAGCAGATTACGAAACATCTCGAATGACCCCCATGATTCGTGAGCGGGCAATTGCGCCTGGCCGATTCATCTATATACGGCCGCACGCTCGAATTGGTGTCGCACCGGCTCTTGAGCGCGACGAAGCCTGCGCTAAGGCGCTTTGTTCTCCGGTGAAAGGCGGTTCTCGCTCCTGCCGAACCGAATGATCTGGCCCCTGACCCAGTAATCCCACTGATCGCCGTCGGGATGCGTGGTGAGCCGTTCGAGGAGATTGCGCGTTTTCTCGTCCTTGCGGCCAGCTTTCACACAGGCCCGGGCGAGATGCCGCATGGCCGCCAGATTGTCGGGGTCAATGTCCAGGGCCGACTCGTACTCCGCAATGGCGTCATCGAGTCGACCGAATTCCTCGTAGAGGGCAGCCAGATTGGCTCGAGGCTCGGATTGTTCCGGGGCCAGCTTCGCCGCCGTATGGAATTCCCAGGCAGCGTCGTAGTACTCGCCCTTCTTCAAAAGCACCAAGCCAAGGTTGTTGTGGGCGGGAACGTAGTAGAGATCCTGCTCGATGGCCGCTCGGAAGCTCTTTTCGGCGCCTTCCTTGTCGCCATCTTCCAACTTGCGAAGCCCCTGATCGTTGAGCTTTTTCGCGGTGAGCGGATTGCGTGCCGGCTGTTGCTTCGTCGCCCGTGCGTAAGGACGCGTGCCGGGGGCCGCGCAGCCAGCAATCAGCAGAGTCAAAATCAGACCCAGGAATTCGTGTCGGCGTAGTGTGCGGTCCATCTGTCGTCCTTCTTCTGGATGTTCCATCGATCTTGTATGATTGATCCAGAAGTTCATTGTGCTAACTACGCCATACCTCGTTATCGGACCGAGGCGCTATTCAGACACTGTACGGGAATGACCCGCAGTCGCTTCCGATAGTTCTTCTAGGTCCATCGGACATTGGGAGGATATTCAGGAACCGGTTGTGAAAGTCCTCAGCCATCCTTGGTATAAGAAGACATTCGTACTGGTCCTTGCGGCTGGGCTGCTGGCGGATCCAGTGACCGGTCAGACCAGACCACGGCCGCGCCGCGCCCGGTCCGGCCAGGTGTCGCATGCCCAATCGGGCGGCCTCGTGACCATCAGTTACCCGGACGAGGTGGATCTCACGTCCTTTGTTGATTATGTGAGCCAGACAACCGGCGTGAAGATCGTCTACGAAAACGAGCTCAACAACCAGACGCTGGTGTTTCGGCCCAGCGAACTGGAGATTCCCAAGGACCGACTCCTCGAACTGCTGCGGGGCATGCTGCGCATGCGCGACCTCGCCCTCGTGGACGGTGAATTGGACGGATGGTTACGGATCGTAGCGACACAAGAAGCGCAGCGTCACACGGGTGACATTCGAGCGGCTGATGGGAAACCCGAATCGGCGTCTTCCAATCAAATCGTCACGCAGGTCATCCACACACGGTCTCGGGAGTTGCAGCGCATTTCCCAGCATGCCCGCAGCTTCCTATCGTCAAAGGCATCCGTCATTGAAGTGCCAGACAAGAGCCTCATGATCGTGACCGATTATCAGTCCGCGATCGCGCGGGCGCTGGAAGTCATCGAATTGCTGGACCGGGCACCGGTGGAAACGCAGTTGGTCACCGTGAGGCTCGCGCACGCTTCCGCCGCCGACATCCAGAACCGCGTTGTCCAATTGCTTGGGGAGAAAGCCAAGCTGGAGGAGCGTGATCAGCCGCAAATCGTTGTGCAGACCACGCTCGATGGCACGGGAATCCTCCTCTTGGGCAAGGAAGACAACATCGCCGAAGCGCAGAAGCTCATCGAGCAATTCGACGTTCCCCTCGAGGACGGCCGGCCCACAGTCGCGTATTCACCGCGTTTCATGTCCGCAGATCGACTTCAGACGCTGGTGGAGAACGCTTTGCTGGATGGCTCGGCGGGGAAAGAGGGAACCCGGCTCTTTCTGGACCAGTCGACGAATCGGCTTTATGTGACCGGGCCGCAGGCGCTGCATCGACGGCTCAAGGAGTTTCTGGAGAAGGAGGACGTACGGACCCCCGAGGCGGCCCGGCCGATGCGTATCTACAGGCCCCGCAATCGCCTCGCCCGGGAACTGATCGCCCTGCTTTCGGAGGTCCTGCCCAATGTGACTGTGTCGTCACTGGAGGAGGACACGAAGGCCCTTCCATCCGCGGACGTCTCCAAGCCTCCGGGACCAAACCGGCCGCCCAAGGAGCCAGGGCAGGTGGATCTGCCGGTTCCACCCGCACAGACTCCACGTGAGGAACCGGCCGAGACGAAGCGTCGGATCAAACGTGTGACCGGCGAGGATTTCGTACTGACGTTTGACGAGCATACAAATGCCATCATCGCCATTGGGCCGCTTGAATTCCACGACAAGCTCCAGCGGCTGCTGGGGGAACTGGACAAGCGCCAGCCGCAAGTTCTCATTGAGATGACGCTTGTGGCGATCACGTTCAATGACTCATTCAGCCTGGCAGTGGAAGTGGCGAACGAAGAGAAGCCGGGTGATTTTCAGTCGTTGTTGTTCTCCAGCTTCGGGCTCTCCGACATCGATCTGACGACGGGCAAGCGATCATTCAAGCCTGGCGGAGGATTCAACGGCGTCGTGCTCGGGCCCCACGAGACGCCCATTCTTGTGCGGGCTATCGCGGCGCACGGCAACAGCCGGATCATGGCCACACCCAAGATTGTCCTGAGCGACAACACCACGGCCACGGTCGGCAGCGTGGAAGAAGCGCCCTTCACGAGTATCAACGCATCGGACACCGTGGCAACAACTTCCTTCGCAGGTTTTGAATCGGCGGGCACGACACTCACGGTTACGCCGCATATCACCCAGGGAGACCACCTCGTCCTCGACTACTCCTTCAACTTCAGCAATTTCACGGGCAGCGGGTCCGTCGGCGTCCCGCCACCGCGCACGACCAACACCTTCTCGGGAACGATCGCCATCCCGGACAGCCACACGGTCGTTGTAGGTGGACTTGTAACCGAGAATGAAACGGACTCGGTTACGGAAGTACCCCTTCTGGGGCGCATTCCTGTGGTCGGGGCACTCTTTCAAAGCAGCGACCGGATTCGCACGAAATCGCGAATCTATGCATTCATCCGCCCGACGGTCCTCCGCGACGATCGGTTCGCCGATCTCAAGTTCCTCTCCCGGGGTGAGCTCCGGAAGGCGGAAGTCGAGGACAACGACTACCCGCCCAGTGAGTACCTATGGATGCGCTAGCCTCCAGTCCGAACGAAACCGTTGCCGAGCGTGTCGGCCGATTCCGGCAGCGCGTAAAGGACCTATTGCAAGGGGCAGGCTTGCCTTCGGGTGAGGCCGTGTCCATTCATGCGCGGCTGGAGGCTGGCGAAACACCACCGCTGTTCGTGCTGAATCGGCTTTTCGACTTGAAAGCCATCGATGAAGCCACGTACCAGGAGACAATCGCGCAACACCTGCCCGTGGAGCGAATGACATCGATTTCGACCGAAAACTTCTGCGATGAATTCGTAAGGCGAATCCCCATCTCTTTTGCACGACGCCACAAGGTTATTGCACTCGATACGGGGAACGGACCACTGACGCTTGTTTGTTCGCGACTCAAGGTTGGCGGCGCCTGTGACCATGTGGGCGCGTACCTGCGCCGGCCATTTACCATCGCGCTGGCTCCCCAGGTCGAAATCGAGCGAGCCATCAATCAGGCCTACGCAGGCCAGAACGCCGATTTTGCGGGTGTTCTTGGTGGTTTGAGTGGTCCGGAGGACACCGCAGTTGCGATGGAACTCATCGAGAACGGCGACCTTCTGGATTCGTCCACCCGTGCGCCGGTGATCAAGCTCGTCAACATGGTGCTCTTCGAGGCCGTGAAGCGCCGAGCGAGCGACGTGCACATTCAGCCCTTTGACGGGCATGTGCAGGTTCGCTTCCGCATCGACGGCGTCCTGTACGACTTCCTGCGGTTACCGTCGGAAATCCGCGACGAGGTGGTCAGCCGCATCAAGGTCGTGGGCGGGATGGACATCGCAGAAAAGCGGATCGCGCAGGATGGGCGCACGACGGTCTCCATTGGGGACCGGTCGGTCGATCTTCGAATCAGCGTAATACCCACGAGCCGAGGGGAGCGCGTCGTACTTCGTCTGCTGGACAAGTCGGCGCGGCTCTATGAACTGGGCGAGTTGGGCATGAGCGTGGAGGATCGGGCGCGGTTTGCTACACTTCTGCAACGCACCCACGGCATCATTCTCGTGACCGGTCCGACCGGCTCCGGCAAATCGACGACGCTCTATGCCGCACTTCAACACCTCGACAGTACCGAACTGAACATTCTGACGCTGGAGGACCCCATCGAATACCAGCTTCCCGGCATCAGTCAGACCCAGGTATCCACGAAGAAAGGCATGAACTTCGCCACCGGGCTGCGGGCCGTGCTCCGCCAGGACCCGGACGTCATCCTGGTCGGCGAAATTCGCGACGAGGAGACGGCACGGATGGCCGTGCAGAGCTCCATGACGGGGCATCTCGTCTTGAGCACGCTGCACACGAATGATGCGGCCGGTGCCGTTACGCGACTTCTTGACCTGGGGATCGAACCCTATCTCGTGGCCAGCAGTCTCGTAGCGGTACTTGCGTTGCGGCTCATTCGCGTCGTGTGCCCGCAGTGCTGTGTGACGCGCGGGCTCTCGCCGGATGAGATGCGCTCGCTTCAGGTCGAATTCAACGCGGCGCCGCCCGCCATTCCTGTCGCTTGTGGCTGTGAGCATTGCTCGAACACGGGGTATTTCGGAAGAACGGGGATATTCGAGCTGCTGATCGTGGACGAGGCCGTTCGCGAGCTCATCACGTCACGTGCGAAATCGGGAGAGATCAAGCAGGCGGCCCGCCGGGCGGGAATGAAGACCCTTCGCGAGGACGGGCTGGGAAAACTCCTTCGAGGAACGACGACAGCGGATGAGGTGCAACGCATCACGCTTTCGGATGAAGGTGCCGGGGCAGACTCACCGGCGGAGATCACGAATTAGCCGGATCGGTGATTGAGACGGACATGCCCGTTTTCTCCTACAGAATCTGCGATGCGGACGGCGCCTCGACCGGCGGCCTAATCACCGCCGATACCGCCGCGGCCGGCAGGCAGACGCTCCGCGAGCAGGGATTCCGCCTTGTGGAATTCAAGCCGGCGCGGGCCCTGTCCCGACCCAAACTGCGCTTGCCCTGGCGGCGACGCGGTCGTGCGGAGCAGATCGCGGAGGTCGCCCGGCAATTGGCGATGCTTCTGCGCGCGGGTGTGCCCCTGAGCGAGGCGCTGGGTGTCCTGATCGAGCAATGGTCCGGTGCGATCGCGGCCGTATTGCGTGATGTTCGCGACCGTGTTTCGGCCGGGGCATCGTTGAGTGAGTCATTGCAGCAGCACGAAGGATGGTTTGACCCGATGTTCTGTAGCGCGGTGCGCGTGGGAGAATTGTCCGGCCATCTTGACCGAACGCTCACCGAAGTGGCCGAGTTCCTCCGCGAGC
It encodes:
- the tadA gene encoding Flp pilus assembly complex ATPase component TadA, with protein sequence MDALASSPNETVAERVGRFRQRVKDLLQGAGLPSGEAVSIHARLEAGETPPLFVLNRLFDLKAIDEATYQETIAQHLPVERMTSISTENFCDEFVRRIPISFARRHKVIALDTGNGPLTLVCSRLKVGGACDHVGAYLRRPFTIALAPQVEIERAINQAYAGQNADFAGVLGGLSGPEDTAVAMELIENGDLLDSSTRAPVIKLVNMVLFEAVKRRASDVHIQPFDGHVQVRFRIDGVLYDFLRLPSEIRDEVVSRIKVVGGMDIAEKRIAQDGRTTVSIGDRSVDLRISVIPTSRGERVVLRLLDKSARLYELGELGMSVEDRARFATLLQRTHGIILVTGPTGSGKSTTLYAALQHLDSTELNILTLEDPIEYQLPGISQTQVSTKKGMNFATGLRAVLRQDPDVILVGEIRDEETARMAVQSSMTGHLVLSTLHTNDAAGAVTRLLDLGIEPYLVASSLVAVLALRLIRVVCPQCCVTRGLSPDEMRSLQVEFNAAPPAIPVACGCEHCSNTGYFGRTGIFELLIVDEAVRELITSRAKSGEIKQAARRAGMKTLREDGLGKLLRGTTTADEVQRITLSDEGAGADSPAEITN
- a CDS encoding tetratricopeptide repeat protein, translated to MDRTLRRHEFLGLILTLLIAGCAAPGTRPYARATKQQPARNPLTAKKLNDQGLRKLEDGDKEGAEKSFRAAIEQDLYYVPAHNNLGLVLLKKGEYYDAAWEFHTAAKLAPEQSEPRANLAALYEEFGRLDDAIAEYESALDIDPDNLAAMRHLARACVKAGRKDEKTRNLLERLTTHPDGDQWDYWVRGQIIRFGRSENRLSPENKAP
- the ggt gene encoding gamma-glutamyltransferase gives rise to the protein MRPFLLIVQSTIVLLFATSYVWGMDPSWVARGHKEMVATESEQASRAGLAMLEAGGNAFDAAVAVSFALAVTRPYHTGLGGGGFLMARLADGRVIVQDFRERAPKAATSDMYVKTDGAIPELRPSEYGYRAVAVPGLIAGRCWIQKQYGKLDLATVTKPAISLAESGFAVDRRYVDATEAVLAIYTKYPSLKHSCGYVWRTHLREGNLRSAGDVLVQPELARLISGIAKDGPDFFYRGPVADALVGRMNANGGIITRRDLAEYQPKLREPLIATYRDYTLILMPPPSSGGIAIAQTLNILEQLKFSEAAKQDPIKALHFQVEAMKAAFADRAAYLGDSDFVEVPVDRLTSKSTAAAYADKISFPRPKVPEKDSPKRTAVPDDGGTSHFCIADQFGNVVVSTETINTEFGSLAAVDEWGLILNNEMDDFTAIPGEPNAFGLVQSPANAIAPGKRPISSMSPTIVLKGDEPFLLVGAAGGPRIISGTLNVILGVLDHGRPLAEAVQSPRPHHQWQPDRVFFNQARTGNAHFDGIPLDMAAKKLGEFGHEVSDIPKRSVVQAIIKTRDGWIGVSDPQGGGQPAGY